Genomic segment of Arachis stenosperma cultivar V10309 chromosome 4, arast.V10309.gnm1.PFL2, whole genome shotgun sequence:
GTGATGAAAAAATGATCCTCAATAAGCAGTACCGATGCATACACTCGGCTAGCTGCCAATGCACTAAAGGGCATATAAGTGAAGATGTGATATTCCTATTGTTTCATAATTTGAATTGGAATCCCAAGCTAATTGCAACTTTTTCATGTGTGTGCAAATGGTTTGATGATCTTGCCAAGAGAGTTCTATGGAAAGAGTTTTGTCGAACGAGGGCTCCAAGGATGATCCGTGATCTGCAATCCGGTGTGAGCCACATTGTTGATGGGAATTGGAGGGCCCTAGGAAAGCTGCTTATATACTGTACAGGATGCACACATGGTACCTTGTTCAGTCAAATTGGTATCCCAGGTCACTTTGTTTATCAGACTCGGTTTTCTAGAACTTCAGGGAAGAGCTTTCTTTTGAGACGATGCAGAAGCGATGTTCTGTATGTGTCCTATCCTTGTGAGCATCCAGACCAAGGTGAAGATAAAAATATAGGATTTTTCCGTGGCGTGTTTAAGTCATTCGGAACTTCCAAGGTCCGAAAGATGCTTATTAACAAGGCTGCAGAACTCCATCCTACACAAGTTTGCATTTATTGCAAGGCGAAGTTGTGGAACATGCGGCAGGCCAGAATGATCCCTCATAGTGCTAGTTCCTGGTTGGGTTCCTATGAAGATGGTGTTGAGTATTATGTGTGCCTCAACGGCCACATGCTTGGGACATGCACCTTGTTACCATTGTCTGATTCAGAAGAGGTATCCTCATCAGAGGAGGAATAGTTAACTGATTCTTAGGTACTTTCTCTCTGCATATTTATGTTTACACATATATATCCATAAGAGTTCTTCATGATAGAAGTATAAAAGGATACTGTGGAAGATTTAGTTGGAAAGTGGCATCCTCCTTTCAACATATAATCCCTAAATACAATTTGTATTATTAGCACTTCCTCACCCAAGATTTTGTTGTTTCTCTTCCAA
This window contains:
- the LOC130973704 gene encoding EID1-like F-box protein 2 gives rise to the protein MILNKQYRCIHSASCQCTKGHISEDVIFLLFHNLNWNPKLIATFSCVCKWFDDLAKRVLWKEFCRTRAPRMIRDLQSGVSHIVDGNWRALGKLLIYCTGCTHGTLFSQIGIPGHFVYQTRFSRTSGKSFLLRRCRSDVLYVSYPCEHPDQGEDKNIGFFRGVFKSFGTSKVRKMLINKAAELHPTQVCIYCKAKLWNMRQARMIPHSASSWLGSYEDGVEYYVCLNGHMLGTCTLLPLSDSEEVSSSEEE